ACTAACATTTACTACGTTATATTTAATAAGCAGATTATTTTGTTGCTTTTTCTTTAGCTTCAATAGCATCTAACATTAATTTAGTCATACTTTCTAAATCATATTTAGGATTGAAACCCCATTCTCCACGTGCACAACTTGTATCGATACTATCTGGCCAACTTTTAGCAATCCCTTCTCGAACTGGATCCACATCATAGTCTAACGTAAAGTCTGGATAGTGTTCTTGGATAGCTTCTTTAACCATTTCAGGATCAATACTCATAGCACTTAGATTATATCCATTTCTAGTTTCTAATTTAGCACCATCAGCTTCCATTAATTGAATAGTAGCTTCAATTGCATCGTCCATGTACATCATATCCATAAATGTGCCTTTATCAACATAACTTGTATAATGATTTTCTCTAACTGCTTTAAAGTATATTTCTACAGCATAATCTGTAGTACCACCGCCTGGTTCTTTAATATGTGAAATTAATCCTGGGAATCTTACACTGCGTGTGTCTACGCCAAATTTCGTAAAGTAATATTGACATAATAATTCTCCGGCAACCTTGTTAACACCATACATTGTTGTAGGTTGTTGAATTGTGACTTGTGGCGTATTGACTTTAGGTGTTGAATCTCCAAATGCACCAATTGAACTTGGTGTGAAGAAATGTAAATCGTATGTACGCGCTGCTTCTAAAGCATTCATTAATCCACCCATATTTAAATCCCAAGCAAACATAGGGTTCTTCTCTGCTGTAGCTGATAATAAAGCAGCCATGTGCATTAACGTATCAGCTTCAAAATCCTTAACTAATTCAAACATTTTGTCACGATCTGTTACATCTAAAATTTCAAAAGGCCCATCATTAACTGGTGAATCCGCTTCTGGTTCTCTAATATCCGTAGCTAGTACATTATCTGTTCCATAAATTTCTCTACATTTAACTACTAATTCTGTACCTATTTGTCCTAAAGCACCTGTTATCATAATTTTTTTCATTATAAATCTCCCCTTGTGTTTATAGAAAATTCGTTGTCTTTCTCGTGTGAACAAATTCTCGATTTACATCTATATTATAATATAAAAGCGCTTTCTTGTATATATAGTGAGTACAAAGTTAAATTTTCTATTTTTTGTTATTAAATCAATATTTAGAGGAAATTCTATATTTATTACTCACAATGACATACACGTTAATCAAATATTAATAAACCTTAAAATTACAGTAAATTATGTTTATACAATATTTTTATTTAAAATTTATATGCTAAAATTGACTTGTTATATTTTTGATTATTAAGGAGGCCAATATGAAGCGTCTATTTTTTTCATTCATATTAATCATGTTGATTGGTTTAGGTTTTATAAATCATCCTATACAAGCAGCTGAAAATCAAAGTGAAATTCAAAAGAGCAATGCCACAACAACTCAACAAATAAATACAAGTAGTCAAGATTCAACGCCAAGAGCCCACATAGAACAGCAACTTTCAAAAGACGATACTACGACATCGTTACCTGAAGATAAAACTAATCATACGTCTTCAAATAATAACAATGATAATTCGCAAAATATTTCTTTACATAAAGAGGAACGAGCGAAACATCAAAACAAAGTAGATGATACAAATACTCAAAGTAATGGCAACAATAGAAATGATTTAGTAAATAAAAATGCTACAAACACAACTTCTTATCATTTAAATACACAACACGAGCAACCAAATTCAAATACCAAGGAACCAGTAGTTAATATTAACAAGAATTCAAATACACCAAAGCAACAGTTAAAAGAACAGCAATCTTCAACTAAAAATCAAAGTA
The DNA window shown above is from Staphylococcus sp. M0911 and carries:
- a CDS encoding NAD-dependent epimerase/dehydratase family protein: MKKIMITGALGQIGTELVVKCREIYGTDNVLATDIREPEADSPVNDGPFEILDVTDRDKMFELVKDFEADTLMHMAALLSATAEKNPMFAWDLNMGGLMNALEAARTYDLHFFTPSSIGAFGDSTPKVNTPQVTIQQPTTMYGVNKVAGELLCQYYFTKFGVDTRSVRFPGLISHIKEPGGGTTDYAVEIYFKAVRENHYTSYVDKGTFMDMMYMDDAIEATIQLMEADGAKLETRNGYNLSAMSIDPEMVKEAIQEHYPDFTLDYDVDPVREGIAKSWPDSIDTSCARGEWGFNPKYDLESMTKLMLDAIEAKEKATK